The following coding sequences lie in one Maribacter forsetii DSM 18668 genomic window:
- a CDS encoding patatin-like phospholipase family protein produces the protein MTNTGLVLSGGGIRGVAHIGVIKALEENGIYPTHISGTSAGAIVGALYAGGVKWEDILEFFKVIPIFHANRFARKKPGFIDTEKFYDEFKKFFPTDKFESLPKELFITATDIVKGELKIFNTGELIKPVLASATFPGVFSPININGSFYVDGGVLNNFPIEPLQPHCDKIIGSYVNALKSIKIKDLKHSYNVLERAYKIKSASESIAKFSECEFVVSPEELCEYATFDMRSIDAIFDIGYNSTIDVLRKQGYSKQ, from the coding sequence ATGACAAATACCGGATTAGTACTTTCAGGCGGTGGCATACGTGGAGTAGCGCATATTGGTGTTATTAAAGCCTTAGAGGAAAACGGTATTTACCCTACTCATATTTCGGGTACTAGTGCAGGTGCTATTGTTGGTGCCTTATATGCAGGTGGTGTAAAATGGGAAGATATTTTAGAATTCTTCAAAGTAATTCCTATTTTTCATGCCAACAGATTCGCCCGTAAAAAACCCGGTTTTATAGACACCGAGAAGTTTTATGATGAGTTTAAAAAGTTTTTTCCTACCGATAAATTTGAATCACTTCCTAAGGAGCTTTTTATAACAGCTACGGATATCGTTAAAGGGGAATTAAAGATTTTTAATACTGGAGAATTGATAAAACCAGTGCTTGCATCTGCAACTTTTCCCGGTGTTTTTTCACCTATCAATATTAATGGGTCTTTCTACGTAGATGGTGGTGTATTGAACAATTTCCCTATTGAGCCTTTACAACCACACTGCGATAAAATAATAGGCAGCTATGTAAACGCACTAAAATCTATTAAAATAAAAGATTTAAAACATTCGTACAATGTATTGGAAAGAGCGTATAAAATAAAATCAGCATCAGAATCCATAGCAAAATTTTCAGAATGCGAGTTTGTAGTTTCTCCCGAAGAGCTTTGTGAATATGCAACTTTTGATATGAGATCTATAGATGCCATTTTTGATATTGGCTATAATAGTACTATAGACGTGCTACGTAAACAAGGATATTCTAAGCAATAA
- a CDS encoding DEAD/DEAH box helicase: MSFKKLNPHLLERLEYLSITEPTSFQKKSIPVIKSGANVYCTAPKESGKTTTLILTTLQKLKCKAEGNAPRAVVVVENKEKVLELYDKFFEYTKYTDMRLYASYKELHIDIQKSEIFEGIDILITTPTTLHKLFLLNGVSTSQLKICSIDDGDFLIQKSDYTAMITVAQSIMKCQYVIYSEKMHPKLERFEDYFMERASHVKL; this comes from the coding sequence ATGTCATTTAAGAAACTGAATCCACACTTATTAGAAAGACTAGAATACCTTTCCATTACAGAACCAACTTCTTTCCAGAAGAAAAGTATTCCCGTAATTAAAAGCGGAGCAAATGTATATTGTACAGCTCCAAAGGAAAGTGGTAAAACTACAACCTTAATATTGACAACATTACAGAAACTAAAATGTAAAGCCGAAGGCAATGCGCCAAGAGCTGTTGTTGTGGTTGAGAATAAAGAAAAGGTACTGGAACTTTATGATAAGTTTTTTGAATACACCAAGTATACGGATATGAGACTATATGCCAGTTATAAAGAATTGCATATCGATATTCAAAAATCTGAAATATTTGAAGGCATAGATATACTTATTACAACACCTACTACCCTACACAAGTTGTTTTTATTGAATGGGGTAAGTACATCACAATTGAAAATCTGTAGTATTGATGATGGTGATTTTTTAATTCAGAAATCGGATTATACAGCAATGATTACGGTTGCACAAAGTATTATGAAATGTCAATATGTGATATACTCAGAAAAAATGCATCCTAAATTAGAACGTTTTGAAGATTATTTTATGGAACGAGCAAGTCATGTAAAGCTATAA
- a CDS encoding DMT family transporter has product MWMYLGLLAALFLGLHNLCKKHAVQGNDAFSVLLGTLIAGFLLFLPLFIGSKYYPEELQEIDLFVSDISLKTHGFIVIKAMIMASSWILAYQALKHLPITIVTPIRSAGPFFTFIGAIFIYQERPDFWQWIGFFLIIFSVFLYSRIGKKEGIYFKSNKWIYAIIGATFLGASSGLYDKFLIQSLNLNPPTLQFWFCTYTMLIIGMVVVITRATNANLKGSFKWRWTIPMVGILLQTADYFYFKALQDPDALIILLSAIKRSQILIAVVVGGFIFKEQNKRKKLVPLAGIMLGVFLILYS; this is encoded by the coding sequence ATGTGGATGTACCTCGGACTTTTAGCAGCGCTCTTTTTAGGATTACACAACTTATGTAAAAAACATGCCGTACAAGGTAATGATGCCTTTTCTGTTCTTTTAGGCACCTTAATCGCTGGCTTTCTATTGTTTTTACCATTATTTATCGGTTCAAAATACTATCCTGAAGAATTACAAGAAATTGATTTATTTGTATCTGATATATCCTTGAAGACACATGGGTTTATAGTTATAAAAGCCATGATTATGGCTTCTTCTTGGATATTGGCATATCAAGCTTTAAAACATTTACCTATTACCATTGTAACCCCAATACGTTCTGCAGGTCCGTTTTTTACTTTTATCGGTGCGATTTTCATTTATCAAGAACGCCCTGATTTCTGGCAGTGGATTGGATTTTTCCTAATTATTTTTTCCGTATTTCTTTATTCTAGAATTGGCAAAAAAGAAGGTATTTATTTTAAAAGTAATAAATGGATATATGCAATTATTGGCGCTACTTTTTTAGGAGCTTCAAGTGGTTTGTATGATAAGTTCTTAATACAAAGTTTAAATCTGAATCCCCCTACCCTTCAATTTTGGTTCTGTACCTACACCATGTTGATTATAGGAATGGTAGTGGTCATTACAAGAGCTACCAATGCTAATTTAAAAGGATCTTTTAAATGGCGGTGGACGATACCTATGGTGGGTATACTTTTACAAACGGCAGACTATTTTTATTTTAAAGCATTACAAGATCCAGATGCATTGATAATACTACTTTCAGCCATAAAGCGTAGTCAAATATTGATAGCTGTAGTCGTTGGCGGTTTTATCTTTAAAGAACAAAATAAGCGTAAAAAATTAGTGCCGTTAGCGGGTATTATGCTTGGTGTCTTTCTTATTCTTTATTCATAA
- a CDS encoding iron-containing alcohol dehydrogenase produces MNNFEFKNPTKIIFGKDTIAKLESEIPADAKVLMLYGGGSIKKNGIYEQVTKALSNIDVTEFGGIPANPEYALLMEALQVIKDKNITYLLAVGGGSVIDGTKFLSAAAVYDGDTPWDILTKNVRTKKGMPFGTVLTLPATGSEMNSGAVITRAETKEKLAMGGPGLFPEFSILDPQVISSIPERQLANGITDAFTHVLEQYMTYPIGASLQDRFAESILQTLVEVAPKVLKDPTDYTPAADFMWSCTMALNGLIQKGVPGDWAVHMMGHELTALFGIDHARTLAVIAPSHYKYNFEAKKEKLAQYGERVWNIIEGSIDDKAYAAIEKTEEFFHELGIDTKLSDYTKEYEGTAEEISKRFTDRGWKLGERQALMPEDAQKIVKMAY; encoded by the coding sequence ATGAACAATTTTGAATTTAAGAACCCTACCAAGATTATTTTTGGAAAGGATACCATAGCGAAATTAGAAAGTGAAATTCCTGCAGATGCTAAAGTATTAATGCTTTACGGTGGTGGTAGTATCAAGAAAAACGGTATTTACGAACAAGTTACCAAAGCATTGTCTAATATAGATGTAACAGAGTTTGGCGGTATACCTGCTAACCCTGAATATGCCTTACTTATGGAGGCCTTACAGGTAATAAAAGATAAAAACATTACTTATTTATTAGCAGTTGGTGGTGGGTCTGTAATAGACGGAACAAAATTTTTATCTGCAGCAGCGGTATATGATGGAGATACCCCTTGGGATATACTTACCAAAAATGTGAGAACCAAAAAAGGAATGCCTTTTGGGACCGTATTGACCTTGCCGGCAACAGGTTCTGAAATGAATTCAGGTGCTGTAATTACAAGAGCGGAAACCAAAGAGAAATTAGCCATGGGTGGTCCAGGATTGTTTCCTGAGTTTTCAATTTTAGATCCACAGGTTATTAGTTCAATTCCTGAACGTCAATTAGCAAACGGAATAACAGATGCTTTCACACATGTATTGGAGCAATACATGACCTACCCAATAGGTGCATCTTTACAAGATAGATTTGCAGAAAGTATTTTGCAGACATTAGTAGAAGTTGCTCCTAAAGTATTGAAAGATCCTACCGATTATACACCTGCCGCAGATTTTATGTGGAGCTGTACAATGGCATTGAACGGATTAATTCAAAAAGGAGTTCCTGGTGATTGGGCTGTGCATATGATGGGTCATGAGTTAACCGCATTGTTTGGTATTGACCACGCACGTACCTTAGCGGTAATTGCACCAAGTCACTATAAGTACAATTTTGAAGCTAAAAAAGAAAAATTAGCTCAGTACGGTGAACGTGTTTGGAATATTATCGAAGGTAGTATCGATGACAAAGCATATGCTGCTATTGAAAAGACCGAGGAATTCTTTCATGAATTAGGTATCGATACTAAGTTATCTGATTACACAAAAGAGTATGAAGGCACTGCCGAAGAAATATCTAAGCGATTTACAGATCGTGGATGGAAATTAGGTGAACGTCAGGCTTTAATGCCAGAAGATGCACAGAAAATTGTGAAAATGGCTTATTAG
- a CDS encoding NAD(P)H-dependent oxidoreductase encodes MELLDKLNWRYAAKAMNGEKVAEDKVERILEAARLAPTSSGLQPFEIIVVKNQDIKEQIRPVAWNQSMITDCSHLLVFAAWDTYTEDRINYMFDLTNEIRGFKNEGWENYRKMLLDSYPQKDEEENFNHAAKQAYIAFSQAITAAAFEEVDATPIEGFDPAAVDKILGLREKGLRSAVLLPLGYRNESEDWLVNLVKVRKPMKDLVTVIE; translated from the coding sequence ATGGAATTATTAGATAAATTAAATTGGAGATACGCCGCTAAGGCTATGAACGGTGAAAAAGTAGCCGAAGATAAAGTAGAACGTATTTTAGAAGCAGCGCGTTTGGCCCCAACTTCAAGCGGCTTACAGCCTTTTGAAATTATAGTGGTTAAAAACCAAGATATTAAGGAACAGATAAGACCTGTTGCTTGGAACCAATCTATGATTACAGATTGTTCACACCTACTTGTCTTTGCAGCTTGGGATACCTATACCGAAGATAGAATCAATTACATGTTCGATCTAACCAATGAAATTAGAGGTTTTAAGAACGAAGGATGGGAAAACTATCGTAAGATGTTGCTAGATTCTTATCCACAAAAAGATGAAGAAGAGAACTTTAACCATGCTGCAAAACAAGCATATATTGCTTTTTCACAAGCGATAACGGCAGCAGCTTTTGAAGAGGTAGATGCTACCCCAATTGAAGGTTTTGATCCTGCTGCAGTAGATAAAATTTTAGGCTTACGCGAAAAAGGATTACGTAGTGCTGTTTTGTTACCACTAGGTTATAGAAATGAAAGTGAAGATTGGTTGGTTAATCTAGTAAAGGTTAGAAAACCAATGAAAGATTTGGTAACGGTTATAGAGTAA
- a CDS encoding NAD(P)H-binding protein, with protein sequence MKKTAIILGASGLTGGLLMKKLLIDDRYDTIKLFSRSRIEGLPSKVQQFIGNLLDLEQFRKEFTADEVYCCIGTTAKKTPDKKRYKDIDYGIPVAAAKLAKENGISTYLVVSAMGANKKSKVFYNRTKGEMEQDVVNQGIPHTSILRPSLIGGERDEQRTLEKIGLIVFKAIQFLFIGPLKKYRIINAESIAQAMLNLANTTSNTDVIITSNDIEQLAKRNLK encoded by the coding sequence ATGAAAAAGACAGCCATCATATTAGGAGCTTCAGGTTTAACAGGAGGATTATTGATGAAGAAATTACTTATTGACGATAGGTACGATACTATAAAATTATTTTCTAGATCAAGAATTGAGGGTTTGCCAAGTAAAGTACAGCAGTTTATAGGAAACCTTTTAGACTTAGAACAGTTTAGAAAAGAATTTACAGCAGACGAAGTGTATTGTTGTATAGGTACTACTGCAAAGAAAACTCCAGATAAAAAACGTTACAAAGACATTGATTACGGTATACCTGTTGCTGCGGCAAAATTGGCAAAAGAAAACGGAATATCCACCTACTTAGTGGTTTCTGCAATGGGTGCAAATAAAAAAAGTAAAGTGTTCTATAATAGAACAAAGGGAGAAATGGAGCAAGATGTTGTCAACCAAGGCATACCCCATACATCAATTTTAAGACCGTCATTAATTGGAGGAGAAAGAGATGAACAACGAACACTTGAAAAAATAGGACTAATAGTATTTAAAGCCATTCAGTTCTTATTTATTGGTCCGTTGAAAAAATATAGAATTATCAATGCAGAAAGCATTGCTCAGGCAATGTTGAATTTAGCAAATACAACGAGTAATACCGATGTTATCATAACATCCAACGATATAGAACAATTAGCAAAACGCAACTTAAAATAG
- a CDS encoding TetR/AcrR family transcriptional regulator: MAALQKSIDKRNALINATIELVNNDGFHATPMSKIAKMACVSPATIYLYFENKQDLVNKTYIEVKANYTAYAFATYDETMPVEEGFKVIWKRIAEFKLKESADAMFLAQCDNTPMIDEASRQEGIKHLQPLLDLWARGKKEGVIKPLSDYMLYAYSINPLSFLMITQNRGSVTLDKEHLDQAYEAAWSSIKTCK; this comes from the coding sequence ATGGCAGCATTACAGAAAAGCATAGACAAACGAAACGCATTAATTAATGCAACTATAGAGTTGGTAAACAATGATGGATTTCATGCCACACCAATGAGTAAGATTGCAAAAATGGCTTGTGTATCTCCCGCCACCATATATCTATATTTTGAAAACAAACAAGATCTGGTGAATAAAACCTATATAGAGGTTAAGGCTAATTATACGGCTTATGCATTTGCCACATATGATGAAACCATGCCGGTTGAAGAAGGTTTTAAAGTAATTTGGAAACGAATAGCTGAGTTTAAGTTAAAGGAAAGCGCCGATGCCATGTTTTTAGCGCAATGTGATAATACCCCAATGATAGATGAAGCTAGCAGACAAGAAGGCATAAAGCACTTGCAACCCCTACTAGATTTATGGGCACGTGGTAAAAAAGAAGGTGTTATAAAACCATTGTCAGATTATATGTTATATGCCTATTCAATTAATCCGCTTTCATTTTTAATGATTACTCAAAACCGAGGTTCTGTAACATTGGATAAGGAGCATTTAGACCAGGCCTACGAAGCTGCATGGAGCAGCATTAAAACGTGTAAGTAG
- a CDS encoding patatin-like phospholipase family protein, with amino-acid sequence MYKILSLDGGGSWAIIQLLTLKDRYGNLTGHDILRKFDLVIANSGGSIVLAALAENYTIDKAISLFKEKKNRELIFHKNSFKDRYFPVDYLGLFNAGFGPKYSTTKKKEAFENLFPQIDEIQMDEIPKLIGKASLKIVVATYDALNNRAKFFKSFSTNLDSYDSVRLTQAINGSSNAPVQYFDFPARFKAKGSDIFYELWDGALGGFNNPILAGIIEAYKLGVDLKTVQIISLGTSNSLMSSEAKKNFWDWKQIALIFRRKKFAFSKWKPQFNFFKETVLHQAKTILYQPPDTANYIAMMFLQVATDKLLNEQIIRLSPLIHYDEQTETSIIPLVQDLYKLDMDLTKDEEIETLINCFYAWKSGQLYNQPIEFKVERNNDLSFIKGDKWYQEGMDRWRSWEATE; translated from the coding sequence ATGTACAAAATTCTATCTCTAGACGGTGGTGGCAGTTGGGCTATTATTCAATTACTTACTTTAAAAGATAGATATGGCAATTTAACGGGTCACGATATTTTAAGGAAATTTGATCTTGTAATTGCCAATTCGGGTGGTAGTATCGTCCTTGCTGCTTTAGCTGAAAATTATACCATTGACAAAGCCATTTCCCTTTTTAAGGAAAAGAAAAACCGAGAACTTATTTTTCATAAGAACTCTTTTAAAGATCGTTATTTTCCTGTTGACTATTTAGGACTTTTTAATGCGGGATTTGGACCAAAATATAGTACAACTAAAAAAAAGGAAGCTTTTGAAAATCTATTTCCTCAGATTGATGAAATACAGATGGATGAAATTCCAAAACTGATTGGTAAAGCATCCCTTAAAATAGTAGTTGCCACATATGATGCCTTAAATAATCGTGCTAAATTCTTTAAATCGTTCTCAACAAACCTTGATTCTTATGACTCCGTTAGACTTACTCAAGCTATAAACGGATCATCTAACGCTCCTGTTCAATATTTCGATTTTCCGGCACGCTTTAAGGCAAAGGGTAGCGATATATTCTATGAGCTTTGGGATGGTGCTCTAGGCGGATTCAATAATCCTATTCTAGCTGGAATCATAGAAGCCTATAAACTAGGTGTTGACTTAAAAACGGTTCAGATTATATCTCTAGGCACCAGTAATTCATTAATGTCGTCTGAAGCGAAAAAAAACTTTTGGGATTGGAAACAGATTGCACTAATTTTCAGAAGAAAGAAATTTGCTTTCTCTAAATGGAAACCGCAATTCAACTTCTTTAAAGAAACGGTGTTACACCAAGCAAAAACAATTTTATACCAACCACCAGATACGGCCAACTATATTGCTATGATGTTTTTACAGGTAGCTACGGACAAATTACTTAACGAGCAAATTATTCGCTTATCGCCCTTAATTCATTATGATGAACAAACCGAAACATCAATAATTCCTTTAGTTCAAGATTTATATAAATTAGATATGGACCTAACCAAAGATGAAGAAATTGAAACGTTAATCAATTGTTTTTACGCTTGGAAAAGCGGACAATTATATAATCAACCCATAGAATTTAAAGTAGAGCGCAATAACGATTTATCTTTTATTAAAGGCGATAAATGGTATCAAGAGGGGATGGATAGGTGGAGGAGTTGGGAAGCTACTGAATAA
- a CDS encoding DEAD/DEAH box helicase, giving the protein MSNQFSDLGINKQIQQSLEELQITVPTDIQKKCIPVVLNKKDDLVALAKTGTGKTAAFGLPLLQLINTKNTAVQAVILAPTRELAQQIHANLISYAKHSPAISIASVCGGILIKPQIERLKEDTHIVVATPGRLVDLVKREAINIKNLKYLVLDEADEMVTALKEDLDTIIAGIPKARRTFLFTATMSGAIKQLVQNYMSKHVVHKEADMATLGHKGIDHKYVVVEPIEKLDVLMHFLNTKEGQRGIIFCKTKAAVNKLAKKLAINKFSSGALHGSLSQGIRDRIMGQFREGNINILVATDLASRGLDVKELGYVVNYHLPDTYDAYVHRSGRTARAGAKGLSLTILQKEEVAEVFDFEKELGISFSKYQKADAQSIEENNTLLWAKKIFKTKPNREVSEEFKTKVRTIFHHLTKEELVEKILANHIAQTTSLHIKSEEPKRKKNQNGNN; this is encoded by the coding sequence ATGTCAAATCAGTTTTCAGATTTAGGAATCAATAAACAAATTCAACAGAGTTTAGAGGAATTACAAATTACAGTACCTACAGATATACAGAAAAAATGTATTCCTGTTGTCCTAAATAAAAAAGATGACCTTGTTGCATTAGCAAAAACAGGAACTGGTAAAACTGCTGCATTTGGCTTACCATTACTGCAATTAATCAATACAAAAAATACAGCAGTACAAGCTGTTATTTTAGCACCAACAAGAGAATTGGCACAACAAATACATGCCAACCTAATTTCATATGCCAAACATAGTCCTGCAATATCAATTGCTTCAGTATGCGGTGGTATACTTATAAAACCTCAAATAGAACGCTTAAAAGAAGATACTCATATTGTAGTAGCTACGCCTGGTCGTTTAGTTGATTTGGTAAAACGTGAGGCTATTAATATTAAAAATTTAAAGTACTTGGTTTTAGATGAAGCTGATGAAATGGTCACTGCCCTAAAAGAAGACCTAGATACTATTATTGCCGGTATACCTAAAGCTAGACGTACTTTTCTCTTTACCGCTACCATGTCTGGAGCTATTAAACAACTGGTTCAAAACTACATGTCTAAACATGTAGTACATAAAGAGGCTGATATGGCAACCCTTGGACATAAAGGTATTGATCATAAATATGTGGTAGTTGAGCCTATTGAAAAATTAGATGTGCTTATGCACTTTTTAAATACAAAAGAAGGGCAACGTGGTATCATTTTCTGTAAAACAAAAGCGGCAGTAAACAAGTTGGCTAAAAAATTAGCTATAAATAAATTTTCATCAGGTGCTTTGCACGGTAGTTTATCTCAAGGAATTCGTGATCGTATAATGGGTCAGTTTAGAGAAGGGAATATCAATATACTTGTAGCGACAGATTTAGCTTCTCGTGGCTTAGATGTTAAAGAATTGGGTTATGTAGTCAATTACCATTTACCGGACACCTATGATGCATATGTTCATAGAAGCGGACGTACAGCTAGAGCAGGAGCGAAGGGACTTTCATTAACCATTTTACAAAAAGAAGAAGTTGCGGAAGTATTTGATTTTGAAAAGGAATTAGGTATTTCTTTTTCAAAATACCAAAAAGCAGATGCACAGAGTATCGAAGAAAACAACACATTACTTTGGGCTAAAAAAATCTTTAAAACCAAGCCTAATCGCGAAGTATCTGAAGAATTTAAAACTAAAGTAAGAACCATTTTCCATCACTTGACCAAAGAAGAATTGGTAGAGAAAATATTGGCAAACCATATAGCCCAAACCACAAGTCTACATATAAAATCTGAAGAGCCGAAAAGGAAAAAAAATCAAAATGGGAACAACTAA